AGTAGATACCGCCAGTCAGGGCGTAACTGGTGGAGTTGGCCATCTCCAGCGCGGCTGTCACCGTCGCCGCCTTCATCACCGCCAACACCGGGCCGAAGATTTCCTCTTGCGCCAGACGATGGTGCGATGACACATCCGCAAACACGGTCGGCCCCACGAAATGCCCCGGCCATTCGGTCGATCGGCGAATGAGCAGCCGGCCTTCTTGCTGGCCCATCGCGATGAACGCCTCGATTCGTTCCTTTGCTCGGGCATCGATCACCGGACCCACTTGCGTTCCAGGGTCGAGCGGATCGCCGATGGAGAGGCTCATCACCGCGTCATGCAGTCGCGAGAGAAATTGGTCATACACACTCTCCAGTACGATGGCTCTCGAACAGGCCGAACATTTCTGCCCGGCATATCCGGTAAAGGACGTCACCACACCTGCGATCGCCTCATCGAGATCCGCCGTATCATCGACAATGATCGCATTCTTGCCACCCATCTCGGCGATCACCCGTTTCACCACAGACCGGCCAGGCGGCATGGCCGCAGCACCGGCGATCAACTGCAAGCCGACATCCTGTGACCCGGTAAACGCAATAGTCGATATCTCCGGGCTCGCGGCCAGTGCCCGGCCGATTTCAGGCCCTCCCGGCAAACAGATCACTGCACCGGATGGGACGCCGGCCTCATGCAGGATGTCGGTGAGCAACCGCCCCATGAGCGGGGACCGTTCCGATGGCTTGAAGAGGACCGTATTGCCGGTGACGAGAGCGGCGCTGACCATGCCGGCCGGAATCGCGAGGGGGAAATTCCACGGTGCAATCACCGCCGCCACGCCACGCGGTGCATAGACCCGATGATTGCGCTCTCCCGGGTAATCGCCCAGTTGAAGCGGGGAGGCCAACCGGTCCATCTGCCCGGCATAGAATTCAAGGAAGTCGATGGCCTCGGCCACATCCGCGTCCGCGTCGCGCCACGGCTTGCCGACTTCAAGAATTTCCCAGGCAGCGAGCTCGTCCCTGCGTTCCCGCATGAGGGCCGCCGCACGCCGCATAATGGCACTGCGCTCTGTCCCAAGTTGAGACCGCCAATCCGCCGCCGAAGACACCGCCAAGGCCGCTGCCGCTGCCACATCGGGAACAGCAGCGGAGGGCACCAGTGCCACAACCTCATCGGAGTGCGCAGGATTGCGTGACTCCATGCGTGCTCCGGTCAACCGAAGTTCCCGATGCGGCAGGTCCCAACTATGCCCCGTCTGCGAACAAACCTTGCCGATGGCCGCTTGCATCGCCGTTCGACTGGCGATCCTTGAAAAATCACGCGGCGGTTCATTCAGAAACGCATCGGCGGGGCGGGAAGACAGTATCGGGGATGAAGCCGCCGGTACCGGAGGAGCTAAGAGCCTGTGCAACGATTGCGACTCCACATATTCCTTGCGTAGAAAGGATTCGTTGGACGTGTTCTCCAGCAAGCGTCTGACGAGATAGGCCATGCCCGGCAGAAGCCGTCCGACCGGCGTATAGAGCCGCACGCGCCGGCCATACGCCGCCATCGCCTGCTGAAAGGGTTCGGCCATGCCATAGATCATCTGATATTCAAGCGCCTCCGGTGGAACCGTGAGTGATTCTGCCACGGCCTCGATCACGGCTAAGGTTCGAAGATTGTGAGTGCCGAACGCCGGACGAATCAGATCGCGATGCCGCAGCAGCAACGGAATCAGCGCCTCATAGTTCGCGTCTGTCTCGGCTTTCTGCACAAACAACGGCACCGGCCATCCGGCCTGCCGATAGCGAACGGTGTCTGAATCCCAATAGGCGCCCTTCACCAAACGGATGGTGATCGGCGTGCCACGCCGTTCTACCCATGCGATCACGTCATGGATATCGCGCTCCGTCTCCCGATGGTAGGCCTGCATGGCCACGCCGGCATGCGCAAAGGAACGGTAGGGCTCTTCTGCGAACAGCCGGCGAAAGATATCCAACAGCAGGTCTTTGCTGTCGGCCTGCTCCATGTCGAAAATCAGTCCGCACGCCGTTGCCGCCGCCAGATCGACGATCGGCCGCAGGCGCGCTGCCACCGCCTGATAGGTCCCGTCGGGATCAATGGGATCCAACCGTGAAGTGAGTGCGGAGATCTTCAGCGAGAGTTGGACCCGTGGAAGCACCCCGAGATGGTCCTGTTCCAAGCGGGACACTGCCGGCCATCGAGCGGCCTCGTGCGCGAGTTCGGACAACGCCGCGAGGCAACGATCGCGATATTGATCGGCTTCCAGGTTGCTGATCGTCGCCTCACCCAACAGATCAACAGACCAGGCCCGTTCCTCCTTCCACAATCCCGCAAGGACGGGGAGGGCATCGGCCACCGATCCTCCGGCTATGAACGTCCGCGCCATCTGCTCGACTTGATGGCGAATCGATTTCCCTGTGATCGCGGCCCCCAGACTTGTGGCGGCAAGGGCCTTCATCCCCCAGTGTAGTCCCCACACATGGCCATGGCTCGCGCCGAAATATTCTTCCGCCAGCTTCACGACTGCCTGGTCCGACGCCAGGGCAGGGAGCACATCGATGAACCGGAATAGCTGCACCTTGAAGGCCGGATCTTTCATGGCGAGATTGATCACGCCTTGCGACCACCAACGCCCCTCGAACAGGGTGGGCGCGCGTCCGGCAGAAAGTTGCGAGAGATGGGTTCCAATGCGAGTGATGGCGGGTTCAAGCGATGCAGCGTGCGGCACCATGCGGCCTCCTGGACGATGACCACTCTTGACTCGATCAGTATACGCCGATCATTCGCCGGCTGCGCCATTCAGAACGCAATTTCACGGCTCAAACGGTCGCAAATGGAATGAAGAAGCAGTTGTAAAGCATGAGTGTGTTCGCTAACATAAGAAGAAAATTCACGTTCATCGCCACATTGCCGGTGAACGATAGACTCTCCAGCTTCAGGAGGATGAATGGCCGCGCCTGATCACGCCGTATCGACTGATTACCGTGGGTTTTCGTACATGAACTTCGTGCTGTTTTGCGCCGTCGTCGCGGCCACCGTCATTGGCATTCCGCTATACGGATACTTTGTCGGGTTCACCCTCTTCGATTGGATTCTCTCCTTCGTCATGTATATCGTGACCGGCATGGGAATTACCGTCGGATACCATCGTCTCGTCTCCCATCAGAGCTTCGAATGTCCCAACTGGGTCAAGCGATGCGCACTGGTTGCGGGAGGATGGGCGTTGCAAAACTCGGCGCTCCTGTGGTGCGCGGACCACATTCGCCACCATGCCCGCACGGATACGGATGAAGATCCGTACAACGCCAGCCGAGGGTTTTGGCACAGCCACTGCGGCTGGCTTTTTTACGAAACCCCTCACCGCACCAACAAGTATGAAATCCGGCTGCGCCGCGACCCCGTAATCCTCTGGCAACACCGCTACTATTGGGTGATCGTGGCATCCGGATTGGCGATCCCCTTTGCCCTGGGCGTGTGGTGGCATCAAACCTGGATGGGCGGGGTCAGCGCACTGCTGCTCGGCGGACTCTTCCGCATGTTCATGGTGCTGAACTCCACCTTTACCATCAATTCGCTCTGTCACATGATCGGCAGTCAGCCGCACGGGACACAGGACAGCAGCCGCGACAGCTGGCTGATCTCCTTCGTGAGCTTCGGCGAGGGCTATCACAACTATCACCACACCTATGCACGCGACTACCGCAACGGACCCAAGTGGTATAATTTCGACCCCTCGAAGTGGATCATCTACACGCTCTCGCTGTTCGGATTAGCGACCAATCTGCGTCGGCTCGACCCCTCGGTGTTCTAGATTCTTCTCCCGTTTCCCCAGTCGGGCCATAGCCGCCTATGGTCCGACTGGCCCATTTCCTTTCTCCCGGCGCATCGCTTATGATGGCCAGAGTACGGTGACGACATCTCTCTTGGCCGCTATCGCAGAGCTGCGCGCGGACACGACGATATAGCGGAGGATTGATCCATGGCAGACGAACATACCCACGAAGCACAGCAGGCCCCGGCAAAAGACAATCTCATTCCCGGCGTGAAACATGTCATTGCCGTCAGCAGCGGCAAAGGCGGCGTCGGCAAATCGACGGTCGCCTCGAATCTGGCCTGTGCACTGGCTCTGACCGGGGCAAAAGTCGGGCTGATGGACGCAGACCTGTATGGCCCCAACATCCCCATGATGATGGGCAGCTCTAAGGGGCCGGAACAAAAAGACGGCAAGATCGTCCCGGTTGAAAATTACGGCGTCAAATTAATCTCGATGGCCTACCTGGTGCCGGAAGAAGCGCCGCTCGTGTGGCGGGGCCCGATGGTCCATCAATATCTGCAGGCATTTTTCCGCGACGTGCTGTGGGGCGATCTGGATTACTTGCTGCTCGACTTGCCTCCCGGTACCGGAGATGTCCAACTCTCCATTTCGCAAATGGTGCCGTTAGCCGGCGCCATTACGGTGACCACGCCGCAGGAAGTGGCGCTCTACGATGTCCGCAAGGGCATGGCCATGTTCCAGAAGGTGAACGTCCCGCTGCTCGGCATCGTCGAAAACATGAGCTCGTTCGTCTGCGGCCATTGCGGCGAACGCACCGATATTTTTTCGCATGGCGGCGGAGAACGCGCCGCGGAGAAGCTGGGTATTCCCTTCCTCGGGCGCATTCCCATCGATCCGGCGATTCGCGACGGAGGCGATTCAGGCCATCCCATCGTGGTGGGCAATCCCGCCTCTCCCCAGGCAGCCGCGTTTCGCGACATTGCACAAAAGATCATCGCCGCGTTGGGCGGGACGGAACAGAGCGGCTCGTCCATCGACAGCCTGCTGAAGAAGATCAAGCAACCATTTACCAATAGCTAACAGGACAGCTCACAGCGGAGGAACGGCAATGGGAGACTATGTACGAGTCGCGGGCACCGCGGATGTGAAACCGGGGCATGCCATCGTCGCCGAAGTCAACGGCAAGACCTTGGCGGTCTTCAATGTCGATGGCACCTTTCACGCGATCGACAATACCTGCGTGCATCGTGGCGGACCGTTGGGTGAAGGGGACGTCGAAGGCAATGTCGTGACCTGCCCCTGGCACGGCTGGCAGTTCAACGTCACGACGGGAGAATGCCTCAAAAACCCTGCGGCGAAAGTCGAAGTATATCCCGTCAAGGTCGAAGGCGATGACATCACAGTCCTCGCGTAATCTTCTCACACGAAAAGAGGCACACTGATGACGACCACCACAAAAGATCAGACCGAGATCGCCGCGGCTTTGGTGCGGCTCTATGTGTTCCTGGCGCAATACCTCGACCGCTGCTTCGATGAAGCCGCCCGCAAGAGTTATCCGGACGCAGAACTGCAGGCCCACCTGACGGAGACACGCCGGCAGCTCATGGACATTCTCTCCGTGAACCCCGTCGTCAAAAAGAAACTCGGAGAAGAATGCGACCGGATCCTGGCGCTGGGTGCGACCTGCTTGAAATCCGGCGGCGGCGAACCGAGCATCCGTGAATCGATTCAGGCGGAGCGGGTAGTCCTCAAAAGCAAAATGCTCGCGCTGAGCGATCTCGTCGCGGTATTCCGCGCATTGGAGTAGGATCTCGCAGGCGATGGCAGAGGGCGGCCTCGACAAGCATCAACTGGCGGGATTGGACCATCGAGAGCGGGGCTTCAGCCGTCCCGTCGAATTCGAGCACACAGGCGGCTCCTTGTGCGCCATCTTGCGGTATGAAACGATTCGCTTCAGCACCGAGCCGCAGCCGTCGCAGGACGCGGCGCTCCTCGCACTGATTCAAGTGTTGCACGCGCAGGGCTATCGACAACTCAGAACCCAGGTCAGTTTTCGCAACGGCACCTACCTCGGCTCGCAAGAACTGTGGGTCGAATATCCGGACCCGGCGGCGCCGGTCAAACCGAAGGGGTGGCTGTCCACAATCGCCGGATGGTTTCGGCCTCGGACGCAGAGCGATACTCCCTCATGAGCTTGATTTCCATCGACCAACTCCGATCGTCTGAACGCCCGCGCTTGCCGGCCTGGTTCAAAGTCAACGCCCAGACCGGGCCGGATTATCTCGACATCAAGCAGACGATGGATCGCCTCGCGCTCCACACCATCTGCGAAGAAGCCCGCTGCCCCAATCGATGGGAATGTTGGAACGCGCGCACTGCCACCTTTCTGATTCTGGGCGACATCTGCACCAGGCGCTGCCATTACTGCTCCGTCGAAACAGGGAGACCGCATGCCGTCGATCACGGAGAGCCAATGCGGGTCGCCGAAGCCGTGCAGGCGCTCGGCCTCCGGCATGCCGTCGTCACCTCGGTAAATCGTGACGAACTGCCGGACGGTGGCGCCGCGATCTTCGCGGAAACGATCCGACACACGAGACAGCTGAGCCCGACCTGTACGATTGAAGTCTTGATCCCTGATTTCGAAGGGAACGACGCCGCGCTCACAACAATCTGTCGGGAGAAGCCGGAGATCCTGAACCACAACATTGAAACCGTCCGGCGGTTGTTTCCCTCGCTCAGACCGCAAGGCAAATATCAACGGTCGATTGAATTACTCGGCAGCGCCAAGCAGCAGGGGATGACCACCAAGTCCGGCTTGATTCTGGGCATGGGAGAAACGCTCGACGAAGCCCGCCAAGTCATGCGCGACCTGCGAGCCGTCGATTGTGACATCATGACGATCGGACAATATCTCCAACCGACGAGAGAGCATCTCCCGGTCGCCCGGTATTACGATCCCGCCGACTTCGCCCTCTTAAAAGAGGAGGGACTCGCCATGGGCTTTACCCATGTCGAATCAGGACCGCTGGTGAGAAGCTCCTATCATGCCGAACAACAGGTCGTTCGCACGACACCCTCCTAGCGTTGCTGTTCCCTCGACACCATCCCCCTTCTTCCCCTCTATTATTTTTCTGATCACCACGTGAAAGCATCCAGATACTTTCTGGCGTTAGTGTCTACATTAATAGACGGGTCCACCACTTAAGCTCCAACCAAATAGTCCGATAGATGTGCACACGGATGGCCGGTCCGGCTTGAGCAATGGGGACATGCTGAGCTAGCCCGGGTTTGACGGACACCTCAAATGGGGGCACGATAGCTCCCGAGGAGGTGCGACATGGGCCAACGACGACGGTTCACCCCCGAGTTTAAGCGGCAAGCCGTGCAATTGCTCAATGCCGGGCAACGCCCCGCGGCTGAGATTGCCCGTGAGCTGGGCGTCCCACGCAATCGTCTCTATAAATGGCAAAAAGAAGTGGCCACACATGGTGGGGCCTTCCCGGGGTCCGGTCGGCACGCCGAACCCGCTGCGGAACTCGCACGGCTCCAGCGAGAATTGGCGCGGGTCACGGAGGAGCGCGACATTTTAAAAAAAGCCGCCGCGTTCTTTGCGAGGGAGTCCACGTGAGATACGCGTGTATTCGGACGCAGGAACGGATCCATCGTGTCAGTCGCTTGTGTGCCGCCCTCGCGGTCAGTCGCAGCGGCTACTACGCTTGGCGGGACCGACCCGTGAGTGCACGAGTTGCAGCGGATCAACACCTGCTCCCAGTCCTGCGGGACGTACATCAGCAGACACGCGAAGGGTACGGCGCCGTGAAACTCTGGCAGGTGCTGAAGGCGCGTGGCATTCGATGCGGCCGCCATCGGGTGGCCCGACTGCGGAAACTCGCGGGACTCGAAGCTCGACGGGTTCGGCGCTTCCGCGTCATCGTCGCACACCATCAGTTGCCTCCACCGGCACCCAACCAGCTTCAGCAGTGTTTTGTCACAACGGGACTCAATCGCGTGTGGGTTGGGGACATGACCCACGTGCCCACGCGAGCGGGCTGGCTCTATGTCGCGGTGCT
This is a stretch of genomic DNA from Nitrospira lenta. It encodes these proteins:
- a CDS encoding IS3 family transposase — its product is MRYACIRTQERIHRVSRLCAALAVSRSGYYAWRDRPVSARVAADQHLLPVLRDVHQQTREGYGAVKLWQVLKARGIRCGRHRVARLRKLAGLEARRVRRFRVIVAHHQLPPPAPNQLQQCFVTTGLNRVWVGDMTHVPTRAGWLYVAVLLDLYSRRAIGWAMSARPDQQLTLDALAMAVRQRRVRPGLIHHSDQGAQYSCLAYQRQLVRLGMIPSMSRKGNCYDNAVAESFFSTLKNELVHHQAYHTREEASREIFAFIEGFYNRQRLHQSLAYLSPLEFERRSSDS
- a CDS encoding Rieske (2Fe-2S) protein; its protein translation is MGDYVRVAGTADVKPGHAIVAEVNGKTLAVFNVDGTFHAIDNTCVHRGGPLGEGDVEGNVVTCPWHGWQFNVTTGECLKNPAAKVEVYPVKVEGDDITVLA
- a CDS encoding acyl-CoA desaturase; translation: MAAPDHAVSTDYRGFSYMNFVLFCAVVAATVIGIPLYGYFVGFTLFDWILSFVMYIVTGMGITVGYHRLVSHQSFECPNWVKRCALVAGGWALQNSALLWCADHIRHHARTDTDEDPYNASRGFWHSHCGWLFYETPHRTNKYEIRLRRDPVILWQHRYYWVIVASGLAIPFALGVWWHQTWMGGVSALLLGGLFRMFMVLNSTFTINSLCHMIGSQPHGTQDSSRDSWLISFVSFGEGYHNYHHTYARDYRNGPKWYNFDPSKWIIYTLSLFGLATNLRRLDPSVF
- a CDS encoding Mrp/NBP35 family ATP-binding protein — encoded protein: MADEHTHEAQQAPAKDNLIPGVKHVIAVSSGKGGVGKSTVASNLACALALTGAKVGLMDADLYGPNIPMMMGSSKGPEQKDGKIVPVENYGVKLISMAYLVPEEAPLVWRGPMVHQYLQAFFRDVLWGDLDYLLLDLPPGTGDVQLSISQMVPLAGAITVTTPQEVALYDVRKGMAMFQKVNVPLLGIVENMSSFVCGHCGERTDIFSHGGGERAAEKLGIPFLGRIPIDPAIRDGGDSGHPIVVGNPASPQAAAFRDIAQKIIAALGGTEQSGSSIDSLLKKIKQPFTNS
- a CDS encoding transposase; its protein translation is MGQRRRFTPEFKRQAVQLLNAGQRPAAEIARELGVPRNRLYKWQKEVATHGGAFPGSGRHAEPAAELARLQRELARVTEERDILKKAAAFFAREST
- a CDS encoding proline dehydrogenase family protein; protein product: MVPHAASLEPAITRIGTHLSQLSAGRAPTLFEGRWWSQGVINLAMKDPAFKVQLFRFIDVLPALASDQAVVKLAEEYFGASHGHVWGLHWGMKALAATSLGAAITGKSIRHQVEQMARTFIAGGSVADALPVLAGLWKEERAWSVDLLGEATISNLEADQYRDRCLAALSELAHEAARWPAVSRLEQDHLGVLPRVQLSLKISALTSRLDPIDPDGTYQAVAARLRPIVDLAAATACGLIFDMEQADSKDLLLDIFRRLFAEEPYRSFAHAGVAMQAYHRETERDIHDVIAWVERRGTPITIRLVKGAYWDSDTVRYRQAGWPVPLFVQKAETDANYEALIPLLLRHRDLIRPAFGTHNLRTLAVIEAVAESLTVPPEALEYQMIYGMAEPFQQAMAAYGRRVRLYTPVGRLLPGMAYLVRRLLENTSNESFLRKEYVESQSLHRLLAPPVPAASSPILSSRPADAFLNEPPRDFSRIASRTAMQAAIGKVCSQTGHSWDLPHRELRLTGARMESRNPAHSDEVVALVPSAAVPDVAAAAALAVSSAADWRSQLGTERSAIMRRAAALMRERRDELAAWEILEVGKPWRDADADVAEAIDFLEFYAGQMDRLASPLQLGDYPGERNHRVYAPRGVAAVIAPWNFPLAIPAGMVSAALVTGNTVLFKPSERSPLMGRLLTDILHEAGVPSGAVICLPGGPEIGRALAASPEISTIAFTGSQDVGLQLIAGAAAMPPGRSVVKRVIAEMGGKNAIIVDDTADLDEAIAGVVTSFTGYAGQKCSACSRAIVLESVYDQFLSRLHDAVMSLSIGDPLDPGTQVGPVIDARAKERIEAFIAMGQQEGRLLIRRSTEWPGHFVGPTVFADVSSHHRLAQEEIFGPVLAVMKAATVTAALEMANSTSYALTGGIYSRSPMNLALARERFDVGNLYVNRPITGALVGRQPFGGHRLSGVGAKAGGDEYLPQFMVARVISENTLRRGFEATD
- the lipA gene encoding lipoyl synthase, with product MSLISIDQLRSSERPRLPAWFKVNAQTGPDYLDIKQTMDRLALHTICEEARCPNRWECWNARTATFLILGDICTRRCHYCSVETGRPHAVDHGEPMRVAEAVQALGLRHAVVTSVNRDELPDGGAAIFAETIRHTRQLSPTCTIEVLIPDFEGNDAALTTICREKPEILNHNIETVRRLFPSLRPQGKYQRSIELLGSAKQQGMTTKSGLILGMGETLDEARQVMRDLRAVDCDIMTIGQYLQPTREHLPVARYYDPADFALLKEEGLAMGFTHVESGPLVRSSYHAEQQVVRTTPS